From the Deinococcus aquaticus genome, one window contains:
- a CDS encoding DUF2946 family protein, with amino-acid sequence MRRRSLGGHLQRTLLTVLTLCASLLYLTRVETPAPPVSAGGHQGHMGQGHVGGPAAGTPTTPGRPEQSHAPGGHGTGGHGAHCPFCFTGGFALEPGLPLGIRVQPREAQVLIWRSAPARWRTVRHADPRAPPRARRRSHFAAPASSGRAPGRITG; translated from the coding sequence ATGAGGCGGCGGTCGCTGGGCGGGCACCTTCAGCGGACGCTGCTGACGGTGTTGACGCTGTGCGCGTCCCTGCTGTACCTGACTCGGGTCGAGACGCCGGCCCCGCCGGTCAGCGCGGGTGGCCATCAGGGTCACATGGGCCAGGGTCACGTGGGCGGGCCGGCGGCAGGGACGCCCACAACGCCCGGGCGGCCCGAACAGTCACACGCACCGGGTGGCCACGGGACAGGCGGACATGGGGCGCACTGCCCGTTCTGTTTCACCGGCGGGTTCGCCCTCGAGCCGGGCCTGCCGCTGGGCATCCGCGTGCAGCCACGCGAGGCTCAGGTTCTGATCTGGCGGTCTGCGCCGGCGCGGTGGCGGACGGTGCGCCACGCGGATCCCCGGGCTCCACCGCGTGCCCGTCGCCGGTCACATTTCGCCGCGCCGGCCAGTTCCGGCCGCGCTCCGGGCCGCATTACCGGCTGA
- a CDS encoding fasciclin domain-containing protein: MKKHLLLSALALSSVAFAGGGSMVPSSNTIAGIVANDPNFSTLLAAVQAAGLTETLNGTGPFTVFAPTNAAFAKIPKADLDALLNNPEQLKAVLLYHVVSGKVTAAQVMTMSSATTVNGADVTVSTSGGKVMINDSTVTKANVMARNGVIHVIDTVLMP, from the coding sequence ATGAAAAAGCATCTTCTTCTTTCCGCCCTGGCCCTGAGCAGCGTCGCGTTCGCCGGTGGCGGCAGCATGGTCCCCTCCAGCAATACCATCGCGGGCATCGTGGCCAACGATCCCAACTTCAGCACGCTGCTGGCCGCCGTGCAGGCAGCGGGCCTGACGGAAACCCTGAACGGCACCGGTCCCTTCACGGTCTTCGCGCCCACCAACGCCGCCTTCGCCAAGATCCCCAAGGCCGACCTGGACGCGCTGCTGAACAACCCCGAGCAGCTCAAGGCCGTGCTGCTGTACCACGTGGTGTCCGGTAAGGTCACGGCCGCGCAGGTCATGACCATGAGCAGCGCCACCACCGTGAACGGCGCGGACGTGACCGTCTCGACCAGCGGCGGGAAGGTCATGATCAACGACTCCACCGTCACCAAGGCCAACGTGATGGCCCGCAACGGCGTGATCCACGTGATCGACACCGTCCTGATGCCCTGA
- a CDS encoding VanW family protein, translated as MPTLPDRLSRSARPPVRPAHTLPALLLLLLCLTAGTVASAAAPAGGGTLPVRWSVPEPRLTGERLERPLLHRSDSLTLSRAALDAARRGSLEGLRPQLSALYRRVEARTPRDVRFTAVGGQWQAQARTGWQVDREASERALLNVLRAGDNGAAWPLTVKLQAPARSVAWAQRQQMTLLATGTSGFAGSPSFRVQNIRVGASRVHGVWVEPGAELNFNALIGPVSAARGFAPGYVISGGSLSVEDGGGLCQVSTTVFRAAFRAGLPITERHAHSYQVGYYGQPGVDAAVYAPSKNLRWRNDTPGPLLVQAQWDLTGERLMVHLFGQDDGRRVSISAPAVRDARPAPEPTFLPDAALKPGEAKRIDMPSAGAQVRVTRQVKLPGGQVRRDEVNSRYRAWGGVFAVPPGDERLN; from the coding sequence TTGCCGACCCTGCCCGACCGCCTGTCCCGTTCCGCCCGGCCCCCTGTCCGCCCGGCCCATACGCTGCCCGCGCTCCTTCTGCTGCTGCTGTGCCTGACCGCCGGGACCGTGGCGTCGGCCGCCGCTCCGGCGGGTGGGGGCACGCTGCCTGTGCGCTGGAGTGTCCCGGAGCCCCGCCTGACTGGCGAGCGTCTGGAACGGCCCCTGCTGCACCGGTCGGACTCGTTGACGCTCAGTCGAGCCGCTCTGGACGCTGCCCGGCGCGGTTCGCTGGAAGGCCTACGCCCGCAGCTCAGCGCCCTGTACCGGCGGGTGGAGGCGAGAACCCCGCGCGACGTGCGGTTCACGGCGGTGGGCGGGCAGTGGCAGGCGCAGGCCCGGACCGGCTGGCAGGTGGACCGTGAGGCCAGCGAGCGGGCGCTGCTGAACGTCCTGCGCGCCGGGGACAACGGGGCCGCGTGGCCCCTGACGGTGAAGTTGCAGGCTCCGGCGCGCAGTGTCGCGTGGGCGCAGCGGCAGCAGATGACGCTGCTGGCGACCGGCACGTCGGGATTCGCGGGCAGTCCGTCCTTCCGGGTGCAGAACATCCGGGTGGGGGCCAGCCGCGTGCACGGCGTGTGGGTCGAGCCCGGCGCGGAACTGAACTTCAACGCGCTGATCGGGCCGGTCAGTGCCGCCCGGGGGTTCGCGCCCGGGTACGTCATCTCGGGCGGGTCGCTGAGCGTCGAGGATGGCGGCGGTCTGTGTCAGGTGAGTACCACGGTGTTCCGCGCGGCGTTCCGGGCGGGCCTGCCCATCACTGAGCGGCACGCGCACTCGTATCAGGTGGGGTATTACGGCCAGCCGGGCGTGGACGCCGCCGTGTACGCCCCCTCGAAGAACCTGCGCTGGCGGAACGACACGCCGGGGCCGCTGCTGGTGCAGGCGCAGTGGGACCTGACGGGCGAGCGGCTGATGGTGCACCTGTTCGGTCAGGACGATGGCCGCCGGGTCAGCATCAGCGCTCCGGCCGTCCGGGACGCGCGGCCCGCGCCGGAACCGACCTTCCTGCCGGACGCCGCACTGAAACCCGGCGAGGCGAAACGCATCGACATGCCCTCGGCGGGCGCGCAGGTCCGCGTGACCCGGCAGGTGAAACTGCCGGGCGGTCAGGTGCGGCGCGACGAGGTGAACAGCCGCTACCGCGCCTGGGGCGGCGTGTTCGCCGTGCCGCCCGGTGACGAACGCCTCAACTGA
- a CDS encoding DUF1775 domain-containing protein: MNHTVKTTLVPSFFVSLAAALLISVAGAHATVRTEGGLSESKVGVSETYRLNVPTEKEIATTQIRLVVPAGVAVSRFQVTPGFTRTVTRNADGLVTEVVWKGRVAPMEYARFFFQARNPAQGGELTWKIYQTYSDGSVVAWDDADPAKGPASKTTVK, translated from the coding sequence ATGAACCACACAGTCAAGACCACCCTCGTTCCTTCCTTCTTCGTTTCTCTTGCTGCCGCCCTGCTGATCTCCGTGGCGGGGGCGCACGCTACCGTGCGCACCGAGGGCGGCCTGTCCGAGAGCAAGGTGGGTGTCAGCGAGACGTACCGCCTGAACGTGCCGACCGAGAAGGAGATCGCGACCACTCAGATCCGCCTCGTCGTGCCGGCCGGCGTGGCCGTCAGCCGCTTTCAGGTCACGCCGGGCTTCACCCGCACCGTCACGAGGAACGCGGACGGACTGGTGACCGAGGTGGTCTGGAAAGGCCGAGTAGCCCCCATGGAGTACGCGCGGTTCTTCTTCCAGGCGCGCAACCCGGCACAGGGGGGCGAACTGACCTGGAAGATCTACCAGACGTACAGTGACGGGAGCGTCGTCGCGTGGGATGACGCGGACCCCGCTAAAGGTCCCGCCAGCAAAACCACCGTCAAGTAA
- a CDS encoding CopD family protein codes for MTILAAALTYLGLTLLLGGALTRHVLTPGTPRLRVLTAGFALMLLGWGAQVALTFSALGIGLIGAAAPADLLAFMTGTGVGRAMLLGAVGGALLLALELSAPDLRRVPGAGPCLLLPCLLLAAALLTLWGVAGVGHGAGHGPLIRALHLLHGAAMVTWVGGVLALTLVRPLTPAHAARFTPLAAGSVGVLAVTGVLLAGQHLATPQQWLGSPYGQVLLVKLMLVALALGAAGLVRRAVARRAAVRTLIARELLLLLAVLGVTGALTGQSPPHGHGDAARHAPARP; via the coding sequence ATGACCATCCTGGCCGCCGCGCTGACGTACCTGGGCCTGACGCTGCTGCTGGGCGGCGCGCTGACCCGGCATGTCCTGACGCCCGGCACGCCCCGGCTGCGGGTCCTGACCGCCGGGTTCGCGCTGATGCTGCTCGGCTGGGGCGCGCAGGTGGCCCTGACCTTCAGCGCGCTGGGCATCGGATTGATCGGCGCGGCCGCCCCCGCCGACCTGCTGGCCTTCATGACCGGGACTGGTGTCGGGCGGGCCATGCTGCTGGGCGCGGTGGGGGGCGCGCTGCTCCTGGCGCTGGAACTGTCAGCGCCCGACCTCCGGCGCGTGCCCGGCGCGGGGCCGTGCCTGCTGCTGCCGTGCCTGCTGCTGGCCGCCGCGCTGCTGACCCTGTGGGGCGTGGCGGGTGTCGGTCACGGCGCGGGGCACGGTCCCCTGATCCGCGCGCTGCACCTGCTGCACGGCGCGGCCATGGTCACCTGGGTGGGCGGCGTGCTGGCCCTGACCCTGGTGCGCCCGCTGACGCCCGCGCACGCCGCGCGCTTCACGCCGCTGGCGGCCGGCAGCGTGGGCGTGCTGGCCGTCACGGGCGTCCTGCTGGCCGGGCAGCACCTCGCCACGCCGCAGCAGTGGCTCGGCAGTCCCTACGGTCAGGTGCTGCTGGTCAAGTTGATGCTGGTCGCGCTGGCGCTGGGCGCGGCAGGACTGGTCCGCCGGGCGGTCGCGCGCCGCGCCGCCGTGCGGACCCTGATCGCACGCGAACTGCTGCTGCTCCTGGCGGTGCTGGGCGTCACAGGTGCGCTCACCGGCCAGAGCCCTCCGCATGGTCACGGGGACGCTGCCCGGCACGCGCCTGCCCGCCCCTGA
- a CDS encoding S8 family peptidase produces MQKPLITALTTLLLASCATTPTPQATQTARPDSIITIPTTTATSNATLEQQYGGTIALRTHTFAIIANPTRQPLTVQGGKQHSIEKNKDLVSIEPDAKSENVWSSGRAYAWNDSFSQGLPDNVQSWAQIGLQYAEQNSYNGAGQVIAVIDSGIDTSHPIFANRLTSPVSWFDFSENDTVPQEEGTLGQGAYGHGTFVSGIVTQIAPQAKIMPIRVLNSDGIGDILDVASAIVWATDNGATVINLSLGTANNSDALTLAIAYANSRKVVIAAAAGNSNKDGLDFPAQQFKDSKFNIAVGSVSKTDSKSKFSSYGESMGIMAPGENVQSVLPGNHVAILNGTSMSTPVVAAALALSLGREEKAEETIKLVLNSADNISNIEGNELFEDKLGYGRINIQKLLGGN; encoded by the coding sequence ATGCAGAAACCACTCATCACGGCCCTCACCACCCTGCTCCTCGCCTCCTGCGCCACCACACCCACCCCACAAGCCACCCAGACGGCCCGCCCCGACAGCATCATTACCATCCCCACCACCACCGCCACCAGCAACGCCACCCTCGAACAGCAGTACGGCGGCACCATCGCCCTGCGCACCCACACCTTCGCCATCATCGCCAACCCCACCCGCCAACCCCTCACCGTACAAGGCGGCAAACAACACAGCATTGAGAAGAACAAAGATTTAGTGAGCATTGAACCAGATGCAAAGAGTGAGAATGTTTGGAGTAGCGGTAGAGCGTACGCCTGGAATGACAGCTTTAGCCAAGGCCTTCCAGATAATGTACAGAGTTGGGCCCAGATTGGTTTACAATACGCGGAGCAGAATTCATATAATGGCGCAGGTCAAGTTATTGCAGTCATTGACTCAGGCATTGACACTAGTCATCCTATTTTTGCTAACAGGCTAACAAGCCCTGTATCATGGTTCGATTTTTCCGAAAATGACACAGTACCCCAAGAAGAAGGCACATTAGGGCAAGGCGCTTATGGTCATGGAACCTTCGTATCAGGAATAGTCACCCAGATTGCTCCCCAAGCAAAAATAATGCCCATTCGCGTATTAAATAGCGATGGAATTGGGGATATTTTAGATGTGGCCTCAGCAATAGTGTGGGCTACAGATAATGGCGCAACGGTCATCAACTTAAGTCTTGGAACTGCAAACAATTCAGACGCATTAACTCTAGCTATAGCTTACGCAAACAGCAGGAAAGTGGTTATTGCGGCCGCAGCGGGAAATTCCAATAAGGATGGGTTGGATTTCCCTGCTCAGCAATTTAAAGATAGTAAATTTAATATTGCCGTAGGCAGCGTAAGTAAAACAGATTCAAAAAGCAAATTTTCATCATATGGGGAAAGCATGGGCATCATGGCCCCTGGCGAAAATGTACAAAGCGTGCTTCCAGGAAATCATGTCGCCATTCTTAACGGAACGTCAATGAGTACCCCAGTAGTAGCCGCCGCTTTAGCTTTAAGCCTAGGACGTGAAGAGAAAGCCGAGGAAACTATCAAATTAGTATTGAATTCGGCTGATAACATCAGTAATATTGAAGGAAACGAGCTATTTGAAGACAAATTGGGATACGGACGGATTAATATTCAAAAACTACTAGGAGGGAATTGA
- a CDS encoding copper resistance CopC family protein: MTPNSQVSWRAALILLATLSSSALAHTEVTSVTPASRSVVAAPRTVTLTFSEPVELRFSTFRVMAVPAGKTPSVAAALALDAKADPARLASLPLTGGASLAARVSLPLKPGLKAGPYVIAWKILSEDGHPVTGYSTFRLK; the protein is encoded by the coding sequence ATGACACCCAATTCCCAAGTTTCGTGGCGTGCGGCTCTGATCCTGCTGGCGACCCTGAGTTCGTCGGCACTGGCGCACACCGAGGTCACGTCGGTCACGCCTGCCAGCCGGTCCGTGGTCGCCGCGCCGCGCACCGTGACGCTGACGTTCAGTGAACCGGTCGAACTGCGGTTCTCCACTTTCCGCGTGATGGCCGTTCCCGCCGGGAAGACCCCTTCGGTCGCGGCGGCCCTGGCCCTGGACGCGAAGGCCGACCCGGCCCGACTGGCGAGCCTGCCGCTCACCGGAGGTGCGTCCCTGGCCGCGCGAGTCAGTCTGCCCCTGAAACCCGGCCTGAAAGCCGGGCCGTACGTGATCGCCTGGAAGATCCTCTCGGAGGACGGCCACCCGGTCACCGGGTACAGCACCTTCCGGCTGAAATGA
- a CDS encoding diguanylate cyclase codes for MESSTERTHRTYYLWACAFGLLTTGLLTTQALFSDFPERLYFLVTQPLIALFCAVAMGIVSVQRRTVVSLEKMALVVITLTAMSRLPFDLLYLGHVPPGAEGQLLTGLLMCAVMGFLTLGSRAATAFVTSVYLSHTGLMLWNDLANDGRWLNTLATQLALGTLLLLMAALFRFRIGYAQASSDRDTLQSLAVTDALTGLLNRRGGEHSLNALSGSDRGYLLALADVDDFKALNDQFGHPEGDRVLRALADGLRRADFAARWGGEEFLIVLDLPCERARLELRHLTDHTHQRASGLLPRPITLSVGATWVEPGQPWQDALQDADRALYRAKTAGKNRIEFTRLCTSPGRAAHTRSSDETGLELAGPT; via the coding sequence ATGGAGAGCTCCACCGAACGCACGCACCGCACCTACTACCTGTGGGCCTGCGCGTTCGGTCTGCTCACCACCGGTCTGCTGACCACGCAGGCGCTGTTCAGTGACTTCCCGGAACGCCTCTACTTTCTGGTCACGCAGCCGCTGATCGCCCTGTTCTGCGCGGTGGCCATGGGCATCGTGTCCGTGCAGCGGCGCACCGTGGTCAGCCTGGAAAAGATGGCGCTGGTGGTCATCACGCTCACCGCCATGAGCCGCCTGCCGTTCGACCTGCTGTACCTGGGTCACGTTCCCCCGGGAGCCGAGGGGCAGCTGCTGACCGGGCTGCTGATGTGCGCCGTCATGGGATTCCTGACGCTGGGCAGCCGCGCCGCCACGGCGTTCGTGACGAGCGTCTACCTGAGCCACACGGGCCTGATGCTCTGGAACGACCTGGCCAATGACGGCCGCTGGCTGAACACCCTGGCCACGCAGCTGGCACTGGGCACGCTGCTGCTGCTGATGGCCGCGCTGTTCCGGTTCCGGATCGGGTACGCGCAGGCCAGCAGTGACCGCGACACCCTGCAGTCCCTGGCCGTCACGGACGCCCTGACCGGCCTGCTCAACCGCCGGGGCGGGGAGCACAGCCTGAACGCCCTGAGCGGCAGTGACCGCGGGTACCTGCTGGCCCTGGCCGACGTGGACGACTTCAAGGCCCTGAACGATCAGTTCGGGCACCCGGAAGGTGACCGGGTCCTGCGCGCCCTGGCCGACGGCCTGCGCCGCGCCGATTTCGCGGCCCGCTGGGGCGGCGAGGAGTTCCTGATCGTCCTGGATCTTCCGTGCGAGCGGGCCCGGCTTGAACTGCGCCACCTGACCGACCACACGCACCAGCGGGCCAGCGGCCTGCTGCCCCGGCCCATCACCCTCAGCGTGGGCGCCACGTGGGTCGAACCCGGCCAGCCGTGGCAGGACGCCCTGCAAGACGCCGACCGCGCGCTGTACCGGGCCAAGACAGCCGGAAAGAACCGGATTGAATTCACGCGCCTGTGCACCTCCCCTGGCAGAGCTGCCCACACCCGCTCATCCGACGAAACCGGACTGGAACTGGCAGGGCCGACCTGA